From Sebaldella sp. S0638, the proteins below share one genomic window:
- a CDS encoding MerR family transcriptional regulator produces the protein MYILFRIGEFSKLTQISVRMLRYYDKNNLLKPEKTDQFTGYRYYSSNQIRDLHKIIFLRDLGYSTAEISNALKNWNGIFMREQMENKKQEIEKNIQQEKLKASRLNRLINSIESDKLEINYDFNIKKIPDFKVLSLRKTVPDYFHEGALWSELYEFIEKNNIKLSASPYDFAVYHDSGHKESNIDIEVCAVVEKTGKNHGSFNYREVKGTDTMACTMVFGPYEKIASAFLGFVNWISEQPEYRMSGKNRQVCHRGSWNENDPSGYLTEIQIPLKKNF, from the coding sequence GTGTATATTTTGTTTAGAATTGGGGAATTTTCCAAACTCACGCAGATTTCAGTAAGGATGCTCAGATACTATGATAAAAACAATCTTTTAAAACCTGAAAAAACTGATCAGTTTACAGGCTACAGATACTACTCTTCCAATCAGATCCGCGATCTTCATAAAATTATTTTCCTAAGAGATCTGGGATATAGTACAGCTGAAATTTCCAATGCACTAAAAAACTGGAACGGTATTTTTATGCGTGAACAAATGGAAAATAAGAAACAGGAAATCGAGAAAAATATCCAGCAGGAAAAATTGAAAGCCTCGAGATTAAACAGGCTTATAAACAGTATTGAAAGTGACAAATTAGAAATAAATTATGATTTCAATATAAAAAAAATACCTGATTTTAAAGTTTTATCATTAAGAAAAACTGTTCCTGATTATTTCCATGAAGGCGCTCTCTGGTCAGAGTTATATGAATTTATTGAAAAAAATAATATAAAACTCTCTGCCAGTCCTTATGATTTTGCAGTTTATCATGATTCTGGGCATAAAGAAAGCAATATTGACATAGAAGTCTGTGCTGTTGTGGAAAAAACAGGTAAAAATCACGGCAGTTTTAATTACAGGGAAGTAAAAGGAACAGATACAATGGCATGTACTATGGTTTTCGGCCCTTATGAAAAAATAGCGTCTGCTTTTCTTGGATTTGTAAACTGGATTTCCGAACAGCCTGAATACAGAATGTCTGGTAAAAACAGACAGGTCTGCCACCGCGGCTCATGGAATGAAAATGATCCGTCAGGCTATCTTACAGAAATTCAGATTCCTCTTAAAAAAAATTTTTGA